The genomic region gccacggactggtcaggctaaatctatttttttatttatactttggttgctccgctaccacccaccatgaaagctggaacgccccctagtgggcggtagggaccaggttgactaccactgcttgaCTCAGAGGAGCCAGTGGACAGCAGTAGTCCTTTGTGTCACATGACACAGGGGTCATCCTGTGTGCTGTCACAACCTCAGACAGAGCCTTCCCTGGATGGGGGTGAAGGTGGCATCTGTCTGTCTGGGCTGGGACTTTGTAAACACCACCTTGTCGTCTGCCAGCCCTGCAGCCTTGTTGGGGGTTTGCTGGAGGCTCGTGGGGTGCCCTGGATTCTCAGGCTGTAGGAAATGGGTCGTCCTCTGAGCACGCAGCTTCTGAGCCTGTGGAAGACGTGTCTGCCCTGGGCACCCCACCCTGACGGCCCGTCTCCTCCCACTGACGCCCGTCCCCTCCCACTGACGCCCCGTCTCCTCCCCCTGACGCCCGTCCCCTCCCCCTGACGCCCgtctcctcccacagcctccaCAAAGTCCTCTTCACAGAGCAGCCAGAGACCTACTACAAGTGGGACAACTGGCCGCCCGAGAGTGACCGCAAGTGAGCTCCTGGGGGCACTGGGCAGGGTGGGGCGGGGGTCAGCTCCAGGAAGGGGCCACACTGCCCGTCCCACCTCGCAAACCCTGGGTGTGTCGCCTTCACTCCCAGAGGCCGAGCTCCTGCCAGCGGTCTTCCCAGCACGACTCCCTGGTGACCCCAGACTCACTGCCCGCTCTTGCTTCCACACAGCTGCACACACATCCGTCTGCCTTGGCCAGAGTCGTGGCCCTGCCTCCCCCGAGCCCAGGGCCACCCGCCCTGTGCACCTGCCTCCgggtccctctccctctcctcgcgTCACAGTTCGGCATCTCGGGGGATGGGGGGGGACGGACCTGTCTAACCTGACTCCGAGCCCTGAGGGCTGGGTACCTTCCACGTTTCTCCCTAGGGTGGCCAAGCCTCGTCCGCAGAGGCATCGGCAACAAGCCACCTTGGGAGAGGGTGGGTGGTGGCCGCGTTCTCTGGCCTTGGCACTTGGCACAGGGAGTCACCGGCAGGCCTGCGCTGGCCCTGCTGAGCCCAGCCTCTTCCGGATCTGCCCCCAGCTTCTTCCTCCGCCTGTGCTCTGAGGTGCCCATCCTGGAGGACACGCTGATGCGCATCCTGGTCATCGGGCTGTCCCGGGAGCTCCCGCTCGGCCCTGCGGACGCCATGGAGCTCGCCGACCACCTCGTGAAGCGAGCTGCGGCCGTGCAGGCGGACGGTAAGGTCCCTGGGGGCTTTGTCTGGCCTGGCGGGTGGCATCCACCCACTGCCCGGCCACGCCACGCACCCTCACGTCCACGTCCTCATGCCCGCTGTGCCGCTGCCCCTGACAGCACCGCTCGCTCTCTAGACCAGCTCAGGTGCCACCGAGTGAGAACACTCTCACGTCCATGTCCCCATGCCCGCTGTGCCGCTGCCCCTGACAGCACTGCTCGCTCTCTAGACCAGCTCAGGTGCCACCGAGTGAAAACAGGCCTCCGTTTCCCTGGCCGGCTCTGCGGCTGCTTCCAATGCCCTCACTGGGCTGTGCTGGTCACACTGCATGTCCTGCCTGGTGCCTCTGTCAGTCCTGCCCCTTCCCCGCTCTGGAGAGCAaggccctgcctccccctccctggcATCCTGCACCTCAGTGTCCACTGAGCGGGCCCTGGACCCTGTGTTTCAGATGTGGAAGTGCTGAAGGTGGAGAGGGTCCAGCTGCTCGACGCCGTCCTGAACCTGTGTACCTACCACCACCCGGAGAACATCCAGCTGCCCCCGGGGTAGGAGAAGGGCCCCGCGCCGGCACGGGGTCTTGTGTCAGACTCCCGGGAGCTCCTCCTGCTCCACTGAGGCTCATGGTCCACGGCCACGCTCCCTCCACGGGCCCACCACGGGCCGGCTCTCGGCCTGCCGCAGACGCTGTGGGGCGCCTGCTCGGGGATGCCCGAGGCCTGCCCTCCTGCCGTCCTCCGGGTGTCTGCGTCTCTCCTTGTCCTCTCCTCTCGGGTCCCGTAGACTCTCGTTTCCTGCATTTGTTAACACGCACACTTGTTTCTACAGTGACAAGCTTGTGCTTTATTCTCGACTCTTTATTGGGAGAGAATGCCCCTGTGCTCCCCTCCAAGTTTGAGAGTCAGTGTTTTCATTAGACTCATAGGGCTGTGCAGCCTTTAAGGCCCTTGCCGGGTTGGTCAGGTGTTGAGTCGAGCCGCTGCCCTGGCCGGGGCCGAGGCCCATCGGGTCCCTCAGTGTGGCTGCCGCCCAGCTGTCCACACCCTTGTTTCAGGTACCAGCCTCCCAACCTCGCCATCTCCACCCTCTACTGGAAGGCGTGGCCCCTCCTGCTGGTTGTCGCTGCGTTCAACCCGGAGAACATCGGTGAGCCGCCTCAGGCCAGCACCGGTCATCTTGGCGGGGAACTGGCCCCTCTGCCTTTGGGGTGTCTTGCTTGTTGGGACTGGAGTGGAGCCTGACCGGGACTGGGTAACGAGGCGGGAAGAGGGCCTAGGTGCTGGCTGGCGGGCGGCCGGGCGGGGCACTGGGTCCTCTGCCACCTGCTGTCTCCTGGCCCCCTAGGCCTGGCCGCCTGGGAGGAGTACCCCACGCTGAAGATGCTCATGGAAATGGTGATGACCAAGTATGTCGCTGGCCCACCACTGAGACAGGACACCTGGTCCGCCCCGGGAGGTGGAGCGCAGGCTGGGCTCTGGGTGGCTCTCGTCTCAGCCGAGCTGCCCCCTGGGTCCCCGTTATCGTGGGCTTGAACTTCTGAATTTGGGTCTTCAGAGCTTTACTCTCTTCcccttgctgggggggggggggcaccgagGCTGCAGGGGCCATCCTGGGTGGCTCTCGTGTCAGACTGATGGGTGGTGTGACGAGGAGACACAGCGGAGTTATCGGGAACCAGGCAGGGGTGGCAGGTAGGGACAAGGTGGTTTCACAGAAGCAGGTGGGGGCCCGCCTGGAGCAGCGACAGGTGACCCACCTCTGCACGGCCGACACGGGGCTGGTGTGACGCGCCTCGCTGGCTCCTGAGTGAGCCCAGAGAGCGGTGCTGGTGCCGTGGGCCTGTGTCTGCACGTGCTGAGGCTGTGTCACCTCTGTGTCACCTGTGCCCCGCTGGAGACACGCAGCTCCATCCGCACCTCGAAGGGCTGGCCGGGGGCTGACAGGAGACTTACCAGCCTGAGGACAGACCCGAGACGTGCGGACACCAGAGGAGGGCGGATGTGACTGCAGGGTGCGGGAGAGAAGGGGCTCATGCCTCTGGAAGGGGCGAGTCTGCCTGTGGCAAGGGGTTCCagcgtggatgtcctgggctaCAGCTCTGGGTCCCGGATTCAGACACTGTCAGGCCTGGTCTTCAGGTGGCCAGCACACTCTCCAGTGCAAGGAGAGCGGGCAGCCGGGCATGGGGTCCCTCACAGAGGTCTCATCTTAATGGCCCCGCCAGGGCTCCCAGTGTGCCCTGACAGCTGAAGCTGGGCGCCAGGCGGGGGCGCCCCTGAGGGCCTCTGATGGCACGGCAACCAGCTCCTCCCTGTCTGGCCCCAGTAACTACTCCTACCCACCGTGCACCCTGACGGACGAGGAGACCCGCACGGAGATGCTGAACCGGGAGCTGCAGATCTCCCAGCGGGAGAAGCAGGAGATCCTGGCGTTCGAGGGGCACCTGGCAGCCGCGTCCACCAAGCAGACCATCACCGAGAGCAGCAGCCTCCTCCTGTctcagctcaccagcctggacccccAGTACGAGCTGCACTGTGTTCCTGGCAGCTTGGAATCCTCACCTTGGGGATACtgagcctggggtggggtggggtgaggggtcaGCAGGAAGGACAGCCCCTGAGACAGGCCACCATCCCGGTCCTCGTGGAGCTGGCCGCAGGTGGGGCTGAGCTAGACAGCAGCAGGCGCGGGAGGAGGGGACCCTGGGCCACTGGGCGGGGGGAGAGCCCCTCAGGGGGTCGCAGGCAGTTCCCGGCCCCCCCTCACCTCTGCTGTTCCTGCGGCTTCTGACACAGTCCGTGTCCTCTGGGACTTTCAGAGGGCCCCCTCGGAGGCCACCCCCTCACATCCTGGACCAAGTGAAAAGCCTCAACCAGTCCCTCCGCCTGGGACACCTGCTGTGTCGGAGCCGAAACCCGGACTTCCTGCTCAACATCATCCAGAGGCAGGCGAGTCCCGCCCGGGTGCAGCGATGGGGGGCGGGCGCTCACCTTCCAGGGGCATCTGTGCCCTGGCGTTCAACGAGACTGTAGCTAGAAGAAGGCACCAGGTGGGAGGGTCACAGGGACCGCGCCCCAGTGGCAGCGGATGGACAGGACCAGTGCCGTGGGGTGCGGGCACAGCGGGCTGAGGATGGGGAGGAGGTGGCTCTGATGCGGAAGGAACTGAGTGCGGCTGTCCCGTGCCAGGCCTCGTCGCAGTCcatgccctggctggctgacctGGTGCAGGCCAGCGAGGGCTCCCTGGACGTGCTGCCCGTGCAGTGCCTGTGTGAGTTCCTGCTGCACGACGCTGCGGACGACGCCAcctctggggaggaggaggaggagggcgggaGCAAGGAGCAGAAGGCCAAGAAGCGGCAGGTCggtgccccgcccccgccctcacCCTGCcggccccccccccgcccccgccctcaccctgccgcccccccccccgcccccgccctcaccctgccagcccccccccgcccccgccctcaccctgccgcccccccccccccgcccccgccctcaccctgccagccccccccccgcccccgccctcacCCTGCCGGCCGCCCCCCCTGAGGTCCTCTCGTCTCTGCAGAGGCAGCAGAAGCAGCGGCAGCTCCTGGGACGCCTGCAGGACCTGCTGCTGGGCCCCAAGGCCGACGAGCAGACCACGTGCGAGGTGCTGGACTACTTCCTGCGGCGCCTGGGCTCCTCCCAGGTGGCCTCCCGCGTGCTGGCCATGAAGGTGAGCATGGCAGCCGGCACTACCCCTGCACACTACCCCGGCACAACTCTCCTAGTCGGGTGCTGTCTCAGCCTACAGCGCTTTTCCCTGCTGGTTTCACGCACCAAGGACCAGTACTAGTGACCCTTTCCAGACCCGGGCCCGCTGGAGACGCGTGTGCCGCAGCTGCCTCCTTCCGGCGCTGGCAGCTCTGCACCCGGCCGCCGCGTGCTCCCCAGGCCCTGGGGCCCGTCCGTCCCCATCGGGGTGCACGGCGGAGTGTGGCGTGCGGGTCCGGCTCAGCCGCGTGTCTGCTTGCAGGGCCTGTCCCTGGTGCTGTCGGAGGGCGGCCTGCGGGACGGGGAGGAGAAGGAGCCCCCGGCGGAGGAGGACTCGCGGGAGGCGGAGACGCTGCCGGGCTACCAGTGGCTGCTGCGCGACCTGCCCCGGCTGCCCCTGTTCCACAGCGTCTGCTCCGCCACCGCCCTGGCGCTGCAGCAGGCCATCCACATGGAGACCGACCCGCAGACCATCAGCGCCTACCTGGTCTACCTGTCCCAGCACACGCCCGTGCAGGAGCAGGGCCAGCACAGCGACCTGGCCCTGGTGAGGGCGGGGGCGGCGGGgctgccctggggtgggggctccGAGCTCCCGGCACCTCCTTGCTGCCCTTCCGTCCAGAGCGGGCGTCAAGGGCGGGAGAACCAGGGGCCCCGAGGTGCTGGACTGGGCATTGCGGTCCCCAGCGCCTGCCTGCCTTTGTCACTCTGAGTCCTGGGAGGGGCTTGGCCATGCCCAGGTATTCTGTGCTGCTGCTCCTTTTGGGGACAGCAGCTGGACTCAGTACGTGCCCGTTTTCTCATCGCCCGCCCTTTTCTGGCCGGCTTCTCTACCTGCTTTCCCGTTGGCCGCTGTGGCTCGGTGCCCGAGTGGTCCCTGTGGAGGGATGGGGTCAATGGCGGCCTGTGCAGCACAGGGCACTGGAGGTCCCCACCCGTCCCTGGCTGGCAGAGCCTTTGCTGCAGGTGGAAGACCGAGGTGCAGGCCTTCCCCTCTGCGTCCAGAGGGGGCACACTCCTGCCGCTTGCAGGATGGTGTCAGTGGGCCCTCTTCTTGCTGGGCATGCGGCGACACCGTGCACCAGCAGGGCCGCGTCCTCTCCAGGGAGACATGTGTCCCTGTGTGTCTGAAGACCCTGTGCAGAGCGCCCTCCTGGCACGGGCACGCACTGGCCGCTATGGTCCCGCTCCTGGTCGGCCGCGTGGTGTGCGGGCAGCTGGGAGGAGGCCCTGACACCGTGCTCGCCCCCAGGACGTGGCCCGGCTCATCGTGGAGCGCTCCACCATCATGTCCCACCTCTTCTCCAAGCGCTCCTGCAGCGCCGAGTCCGACGCCGTGCTGGCCGCGCTGCTCTCCATCTTCTCCCGCTACGTCCAGCGCATGCGCAAGAgcaaggagggggaggaggtgtaCAGCTGGGTAAGGGCGCCCCCGCCCACGGAGCCCCGCCCTGCCCGCGGAGCTCTCATCCGGACGTCACCTCCTCCTCTCCCCGCAGTCGGAGTCACAGGACCAGGTCTTCCTTCGCTGGACCAGTGGGGAGACGGCCACCATGCACATCCTGGTGGTCCACGCCATGGTCATCCTCCTGACACTGGGTCCGCCCCGTGGTGAGGAGCCTGCGGGCGTGGAAGGGGCGGTGCCGGGGTCTGTCCAGGAGGGCTTGCTGCTTCTCACGGGAAGAGCCTGGCCCACCTTCCCCGTATGCAGGGGGGGGCCCTGGAGTGGAGACAGATGAGGAACTTCCCTGTCTGTGGGGGGCAGGGCGGGGTTCTGGGGGAAGTCCTGACCCCCTCCATGTGGGGGACCTCCAAAGCTGGTGAGCTGCTCAAATCCACAGCCTGGCTCCTCACTGCCCGGCCGCACACTGCTCCGTCATCAGAGGTGCCCGCGGCCGTGCCCGGGACACTGCCCCTGCGTCTCCACCTCCCTGCGCTCGGCCCGGCCAGTGAGACTCTCGGGTTCACACAGGCTGCTCAGGGTTGACTCCACGTTCTCACAAAGTCTCTGCTCCCACAGGTGGGACTAGGACGCACGCTGCTTCCTCCAGCCTGGCTCTAAGTCGTGCGTGGGTCCTGGGGCTCCTCGGACGGAGAGGTTTAGAAAGGCCCTGGGGAGCCGTCCCTGCCACTTACCCTGTTCTCTCTCCTGAAGCTGGCGACGGCGAGTTCCAGGCTCTGCTGGACATCTGGTTCCCGGAGAAGAAACCCCTGCCCACAGCCTTCCTAGTGGACACGTCAGAGGAGGCACTGCTGCTGCCCGACTGGCTGAAGCTGCGCATGATCCGCTCCGAGGTCCCTCGGCTGGTGGACGCGGGTacagccaggctgggctgggctgcgggGAGGGTCGGGCTGAGGGTGGACCTGGCCCGTGTAGCCCAGGAGAACGCCCTGTCCCCGAGTCCTTACCTCAGCTGTGAGGCTGAGGGCTCGGCGTGAGCAGTCATTCCACACAAGGACTGGGACCTTAGAGAGGGTAGGACGCCCTGTTGGGCGgtgcctgggcagggcagggccgcTGGGGAGGCAGGTTGGTGAGCGGTGGTGTGGCCCTGGTCAGCGTGGCGGAGCATATGCTCTGTGGAGTCGGGACTCTGGCAGTGGTGGGGAGCTGGGTGGCTCCAGGGGGTGGAGCCAGAGGAGAGGAGCTGCGGGGTGCACACAGTCCTGGAGTGAGCCTTTCCGGGAGCTGGCTGCCCCTGGCGTTGCTCTGGGGCGGGACCCGGGTTGCCATGGCGCCCACTGAGTGCCTTTGGCCTCAGCCCTGCAGGACCTGGAGCCgcagcagctgctgctgtttGTGCAGTCGTTTGGCATCCCCGTGTCCAGCATGAGCAAGCTCCTGCAGTACctggaccaggcggtggcccacgACCCCCAGACCCTGGAGCAGAACATCATGGACAAGAGTAAGGCCAGGGGGGTCCCCGTGCTGGTCATCAGCACCCCGGGACCTGGTGTGTGCAGTTGTGGGGGTCGGGGGCTGAGAGGGCAAAGGGGAGGGCGGCTGGAGCTCCGAGCAGGGGGGTGGAAGGGAGCTGAGGTGGTCAGGAGAGGCCAGGCCCACACTGCCCGTCTAAGACAGCCCAGGTGTCAACAcgctcctgggggtgggggtgcttgcTCGGCACGACCTGCCCCACCGAGAGTTCCAGCAGGTGGCTTCTGAAGTCTGCAGAGCCCTGCTCCCGCTGGGCCAGGTGCTCACCTCCAGCTGCTGTTTCACAGACTACATGGCTCACCTGGTCGAGGTCCAGCACGAGCGAGGCGCGTCCGGAGGCCAGACTTTCCACTCCCTGCTCACTGCTTCTCTGCCCCCTCGGCGAGGTACCAGCCTGGCCTGTCCCCAGACCCAGGGGGAATGGTGCTGCTGGCCAGTGTCTGTGCTTCTGCCCCACGGCCCTGCACGCCTGCTCGCTGGCACCTCTCCGGGTGGTGGGCCTCTGGTGAGCCTGGCCTTGGCATGACCCTTGCTGGGCTGGCCGGGGACGTTTCAGCTGACACCTGTTCCCTTTCTCTGCAGACAGTGTGGAGGTGCCAAAACCCAGAAGCAGCCCGGAGCCAGCACCGGGCCAGGGCCGGGTCCGGGCCGTGACTCAGGTGCGGGTGCTTGGCCCGGAGGACGACTTGGCCAGCATGTTGCTGCAGGTACAGCCACTGTTTCCTGGGATGGCCGTCTGCGGAAGCTAGGTGTCCGCCAGCTGTCCCGTTCCTCCTTCCTGGAGCCGGGTTTTACTTGAGACCTCACACTGAGGTTGAGTGGGGGGCTCTGTTGAACTGGCTTCTGTCCTCAGTTTCAACCCTGATGAGCCACTTACTCTCTCCGTGCCTCAGTCTCTACCTCTGTGAAATCAGGCTCAGAACAGTGTCTGCCTCACGGTGCTTGTAAGACGCTCAGTGTCATCAGGCCCAGAGGTGCTGTGGCTCCCATCACGAGCCCAGCATCAGTGGCCCAGCGTCTGCGGCCTGGCTCCACAGGGCTCATGCCCTCGTGCCCAGGCGAGCCTGCGTATCACACACAGCCCTCCCAAGCGTGGCCACTCTGCTGACACGTGTGCCTTTCACATTGTCCTTGAGAAGTGACTCCGCCCTGCACGGCATCCACCAGCGTGGAGAGTCGGGGTTTCGGCACAGGAGAGCTGTGCAGCAGCCTCTGGCTGAGTGTAGTCTGCGGTGTTGCCCACGGCATCCACCAGCGTGGAGTTGGGGTTTCGGCACAGTAGAGCTAGCTGTGCAGCAGCCCCTGCCTGAGCGTAGTCTGCGGCATTGCCCACGGCATCCACCAGCGTGGAGTCGGGGTTTCGGCACAGGAGAGCTGTGCAGCAGCCTCTGGCTGAGTGTAGTCTGCGGTGTTGCCCtggcagccccgccccctccgcgCTCACTCCCCAGCCACCCCCACTCTGCTTCCTTCCTCTGTGCTTCACCTCTTCTGGACACGTGTGTGTGGAGCCCCATGGCCTATGGTTCCGTGTCCACGCACGTCTCCCCTACCACACGCAGCCATGTTCGTTGCAGAGTGCTTGTACCACTTGTCCACAGTCACACATGCCACCGCAGACGGCTCTGTGGATGGCGGGCGAGGTGGCAGGGTTTGGGCTGGCTGTGCTCTCACTGCCACGCTGGGGCCCTCAGTCCTGGGCACGCCCCTTCTGAATGGAGGAGAGCCTTACAGGGATGCTGAGGGGTCGTGGTGGTGACAGGTGCAGGGCGAGAGGGCCAAGGGCCCCCTCTCTGCCGGGCTCGTGTTGACCATGGCCCTTCTGCTCAGGTCTTCCCGCTGAACCCGGGCCCGCGGTGGCAGAGCTCCAGCGCCCGCCCTGTGGCCCTGGCGCTACAGCAGGCCCTGGGCCAGGAGCTGGCGCGAGTGCGCCAGGGGAGCCCGGAGGTGACGGGCTTCGCGGTGCGCctgctacaggccctggccacccTGCTGAACTCCCCGCACGGCGGGGCCCTGGTGGTGTCCATGCAGCGCAGCCACTTCCTGGCCTGCCCGCTGCTGCGCCTGCTCCGCCAGTACCAGGTGGGTGTGTCGGTCCACGCGGGAGGGCGGGGCTCCTCCCtgcggggggggcggggcggggcggggctgctcttcccggcccctcccctcctgggCCCCGCCCCTCACGGTGGAAGCTGCGCAGCCTGTGGGGTCAGGCGGGTCCTTTGTGGGTCTGCCAGCTGGACGTGCAGTTAGCCGAGCCGCCTCCCTGCTCAGGTGTGTGCGCGAGTGTGTCTTGTCACTGTGgttctccgtgtgtgtgtgtgtgtgtgtgtgtgtgtgtgtgccccctCCACTGACCTCGTCAAGGTAAGTTGCAGACGGCAGTTGTGCCTCGCTGCGGTGGTGTTCAGGGGACGTCTGAGGTTcggcagcactggggcagcattGTGGAGAGGCGACGTGACAACGTGCCTGGGCCACCGCCTCCGGCAGGGTCCTCTGTGCCAATGTAGCCACGAGCTGCGGTTGTCCCCACAGCGCTGCGTGCCCCAGGACACTGGCTTCTCCTCGCTGTTCCTCAAAGTGCTCATGCAGGCGCTGCAGTGGCTGGACAACCCCGGCATGGAGGCCGGGCCCCTGCAGGCTCAGCTCAAGCTGTTCGCCACCCAGTACTCCGCGCAGCGCCGCGTCAGTGACGGTGAGGGTGGGTGTGGCAGAGATGGGCCGCCCCCGTGCTGGGGCTCCAGCCTCTGCCTGGGCAGTGACGGCCGGCGGGGTCTGCGGGCCCTGGACTGGCATCCATGTGGATGTGGCCAAGTGGTGTGGGGTTAGGGCCTGGGGGAGTTTCCCAGGGAGGAAAGTGCAGATGGGATCCGAGGGGCATGGGCAGTTTGGGGACCTTCTGGAAAGGCCATCTGGCAGGAGTGAGGAGAGGCCAAGGCCAGGCCGGCTGGTCACTCAGATGTGTCCTTACAGTGCGGAGTGGGTTCCTGCACCTGGCAGACGCCTTGGCGTTCCAGGGGGACATGGAGGTGGTCAGCTCCAGTGTCCGGGCCCTTGTCGCCACCCTCAGGTCTGGGGAGAAGTGTGGTGTGGAGCCCGAACTTGTCGGCAAAGGTACCTGGGACCCAGGCCTGTGGAGACCCCACCCCGCCACCCCGCAGAGAGGCCCCACTTCGGCCCTGTGAGCCTCGCCCTGTGGCTCCCCCAGCCCTCGCCTGGGCTCTGCTGAGGGGACTTGGGCCTGGTGCTGACCAGCTGACCCATGGTCTCCTTTCACCTGGAGGCCGCCAACCTGCGAGCTGCCACCTGCTAGCTGGTcggggtcagggcacacggggCGCAGTTAGCACAGGATGGGGGCTGTCTCTCCGGGGTCCATCCCCGAGCTGAGGCTCCACTCACAGCCCTGTGTCCCTCCCGCAGTCCTGCGGGGTCTGATGGAGGTGAGGTCGCCTTACCTGGAGGAGCTGCTGACCGCACTCTTCTCTGCGGCCTCGGCCTTCCCGGCCTCCAGGCCCATCGCAGTGGTGAGCGCCCTGCTGCTGCAGGACAAGGAGGAGCCCCCGTCtgcagggaagcaggacaccGACAGCAGCAGGTGAGCTGGCGCGGCAGTAGCCAGCCcggtggcggccctggccggcgTCTCTGAGCCCTCCCTCCTCTTCAGCCTGGAGGCCATGCGGCTGGGGCCTTGCTCGGGGCTCCTGGTGGACTGGCTGGAGATGCTGGACCCCGAGGTGATCAGCAGCTGCCCCGAtctgcagcagaggctcctgTTCTCGAGGAGCAAGGTGGGTGGTGTGCGCCTGAGGGCGTGGCCTCCAGTGACCCTGGCCGTTCTGGGGTCCGGTGTCTACTAAAGAgccctggggcctgacctgtggtggcgcagtgggataaagtgtcgacctggaacactgaggtcgccggttcgaaaccctgggcttgcctggtcaaggcacatatgggagttgatgcttcctgctcctcccctttctctctctctctctctctctctctctctctctcccctctctctaaaaatcaaaaatcaataGAGAGCCCTGGGCCTGATTCTCACCCACCCACATGGGCCCCATGTCCCCTCTATGAGCCAGTCATACCAACCAATGAGACCTGGTTGCTGGGGCCCCCAGCTGGGAGTGGGTCCAGGTCCTCTCCAAAGGGCACTGGAGGTGCCGTGGCTTACAGGCTGAGGTTGGGGCTGGGCACCCCGATGAGAGGGGCAAGGccctgcagggaggggctggggcccTTGGAGGTGCCCGCCTGTCCACAGGAGACACTGGAGGACCCGCAGGGTGATgcagggatgggggcagggggccGTGAGCTTGGGTTGGTTCTGTCCTTTTTGCTGGTCTCCAAGGAGTCAGTTCAGCTCAACTCCTTGTCATCTGAGGGGTGGCTGCCGGGCCTGGTACAGGGGCCGCTGCTGCTCCTTGGGCAGGAGCTCGGTCTTCCTCCcgtccctctgcttcctctggcTGGACCAGGGGCCATCGGGCTTCCTTCCTCCCCAGGGCAAAGGCCAGCCCGGCCCCCAGGTGCCCTCCTTCCGGCCCTACCTCCTGGCCCTCCTCACGCACCAATCCAACTGGTCCACGCTGCACCAGTGTACCCGCGTCCTGCTGGGCAAGAACCGGGAGCACAGGTGAGTGCTGGCCTCCCCCCCGCCCGGCACAGCTCAGGAGCCCAGCAGGGATGGCGGCACGGAGGGTCACAGGCATCTGACCCAGCACCTGAGCCCACCGGCACTCCCACTGGCTGCCCACCGGGGCTCTTTCTGCTGGTCCTTGCTGCCCCGTTGCTCTGGGAAAGGGGCCCTTTGGGGGGCATCACCTCCTCAGGGTGTAGAGCACACCTGGATAGACGGCAGCTGGGATGTGGAATTGTCCCCTATCCTCAGATGAGGTCAGCAGCTCTCCTCTAAGTGTGTTGCAGGGGTGCCAATGATCCTCTGTGTTGCTGGCCAGCCTGGGGGGTGGGCAGAGTTGCGTACGGCAGGGGGTGGTCAGGCAGGGCGGGCCACCCGTGTTCTCTACCTGTGGGCCTGGTCCTTCACTAGCGAGCTCCT from Saccopteryx leptura isolate mSacLep1 chromosome 6, mSacLep1_pri_phased_curated, whole genome shotgun sequence harbors:
- the INTS1 gene encoding integrator complex subunit 1 isoform X2, which encodes MLRDQLTRRQPIDNVSRNLLRLLASTCGYKEVRLMTVQKLEMWLQNPKLTRPAQDLLMSVCMNCTTHGAEDMDVISHLIKIRLKPKVLLNHYMLCIRELLNAHKDNLGTTIKFVIFNELSNARNPNNMQILYTVLQHSSELAPKFLAMVFQDLLTNKDDYLRASRALLREIIKQTKHEINFQAFCLGLMQERKEPQHLDMELKERFVVHITDVLAVSMMLGITAQVKEAGIAWDKGEKKNLEVLRSFQNQIAAIQRDAVWWLHTVVPSISKLAPKDYVHCLHKVLFTEQPETYYKWDNWPPESDRNFFLRLCSEVPILEDTLMRILVIGLSRELPLGPADAMELADHLVKRAAAVQADDVEVLKVERVQLLDAVLNLCTYHHPENIQLPPGYQPPNLAISTLYWKAWPLLLVVAAFNPENIGLAAWEEYPTLKMLMEMVMTNNYSYPPCTLTDEETRTEMLNRELQISQREKQEILAFEGHLAAASTKQTITESSSLLLSQLTSLDPQGPPRRPPPHILDQVKSLNQSLRLGHLLCRSRNPDFLLNIIQRQASSQSMPWLADLVQASEGSLDVLPVQCLCEFLLHDAADDATSGEEEEEGGSKEQKAKKRQRQQKQRQLLGRLQDLLLGPKADEQTTCEVLDYFLRRLGSSQVASRVLAMKGLSLVLSEGGLRDGEEKEPPAEEDSREAETLPGYQWLLRDLPRLPLFHSVCSATALALQQAIHMETDPQTISAYLVYLSQHTPVQEQGQHSDLALDVARLIVERSTIMSHLFSKRSCSAESDAVLAALLSIFSRYVQRMRKSKEGEEVYSWSESQDQVFLRWTSGETATMHILVVHAMVILLTLGPPRAGDGEFQALLDIWFPEKKPLPTAFLVDTSEEALLLPDWLKLRMIRSEVPRLVDAALQDLEPQQLLLFVQSFGIPVSSMSKLLQYLDQAVAHDPQTLEQNIMDKNYMAHLVEVQHERGASGGQTFHSLLTASLPPRRDSVEVPKPRSSPEPAPGQGRVRAVTQVRVLGPEDDLASMLLQVFPLNPGPRWQSSSARPVALALQQALGQELARVRQGSPEVTGFAVRLLQALATLLNSPHGGALVVSMQRSHFLACPLLRLLRQYQRCVPQDTGFSSLFLKVLMQALQWLDNPGMEAGPLQAQLKLFATQYSAQRRVSDVRSGFLHLADALAFQGDMEVVSSSVRALVATLRSGEKCGVEPELVGKVLRGLMEVRSPYLEELLTALFSAASAFPASRPIAVVSALLLQDKEEPPSAGKQDTDSSSLEAMRLGPCSGLLVDWLEMLDPEVISSCPDLQQRLLFSRSKGKGQPGPQVPSFRPYLLALLTHQSNWSTLHQCTRVLLGKNREHRFDPSASLDFLWACIHVPRIWQGRDQRTPQKRREELVLRVQAPELLGLVELILAEAEARGQDGDAAAGSLLQARLPLLLCCCRGDGDSVRKVTAHLTACIQQWGDSVLGQCCRDLLVQLYLQLPELRVLAPEGLLHGAGASASSICKLDVLTHRFITLLADTSDSRAAESRVADANMACRKLAVAHPILLLRHLPMIAALLHGRTHLNFQEFRQQNHLTFFQHVLGVLELLQPQVFQSEHQGALWDCLLSFLRLLLNYRKSSRHLAPFLSKFVQFTHKYIACNAPAAIAFLQKHSDALHDLSFDSSDLVMLKSLLAGLSLPSRDGRVDQGLDEEGEDESSAGSLPLVSVSLFTPLTAAEMAPYMKRLSRGQTVEDLLEVLSDIDEMSRRRPEILGFFSTNLQRLMSSAEEACRTLAFSLALRSIQNNPSIAADFLPTFMYCLGSRDFEVVQTALRNLPEYTLLCQEHAAVLLHRAFLVGMYGQVDTSAQISEALRILHMEAVM